The segment ctaagataatataaaataattatttatgaaaaaataataaaaaacaaaagtaGGAATATTAAGATAAGTGGGATTTCTAGTAATGTGGATCTTCTAGAGTCTTTGTAATTTTCAAGTGGGAATTTTTGTAATATGGATATGCTATAGACTCTCTAATGTTCAAACTTTACTTATTAATTAAAATAGGTGTTGGCCCTACCTGCTATTTACCTATCagctatttattaattaaaatgggTGTTGGCCCTTCCAACTATTTACctataagaaaaagaaaaaagtgaaaatgGAAACTAATCCTTATATAGTTCGATATTAAGAAATCTATTTTTTAGTTCTATAGATAACTTACAATATATGAGACTATGCTCCTTTAAAGATACACCTAATTGTAATACAAAAGAAGTCTACATACCTTacccttcaagatttgaacttcTAACATCTTATTGAAGAATATGAATTATATTCAAATAGGGGCAAATGATTTGTGGTTCTGTAATGGAAAGATGTTAGAGTGAGGAGGATTTCCTAAGGCTAAGCTACTGATAGTGGCATGGCATTGTTAACAAATCTATAGAGACAAACAACAAAATAATATCCTTTTTCTTTGCACCTGACTTTATTTTTCCTGCTCTATTTAAATGTTCGATTAAATAGCAATTTAATGTGCTCATAATATTAAAAAGGCTAACTGTACCATACTCCTCttggttttctgattttttattttttaaaaaatatgtttatattattttttctttaaactTATATTTTTAACTTTTTGTTATTAAAATCTATATTTTTAGAAGAATatctattaaatattttttatctagaattatttaaatatatatttaatgtcAATAAGCTTTTGAtgtgttggtgaagttgaatgattTTTAAAGACTCCAACGGATATTAAATCTTGTTGAATGTAAAGCTCCATTATAAGATAATTAAAATAACTttgtagaaaaaaaaaatgcaccaatacaaaaaaaaataaagaaatagaaCTAGGGCCAATGGTGAGTTCACCTTCCAACCATAGCACTAAAAAATAGTCCACCCCCAAGATTGTTCGCATCTTCATAACACCAATATATTCATATCAATCTACTTCTCCAATAATCACAATATCACAGCCAACCATGTGGGTAATTATACTCAACAATACAAAATTTTATCAAATAACTATTTGGTACCTAGgaaagcccccccccccccccccagttcTTCAACTCCCTCTATCGCACACGTGGAGTAAGTTCTACAATGAGGAAAACATCTCCTCCTAATACCCACCACAATGTTACATGATATCACACACAAAAAAAATGCAAATACTGATACACAATATAATGTAGTTGCATTATAGCATTTAAACATTTATGTAGCTATGAATATAGAAAAATTGCATCCACATGAAAGTGAATGGAGAAGGGCCTATGTGGTTGGGTATTCTACACTTGATGAAGGGGTATATAACTCTTTGAACCCAGTTTCTTCTCAGTCTTCCTCCTCAATTTCACCCTCTTTCATTCTCCTTTGTCAATCCTCAACTCTCACACTCTTGAACAACAATATCACCTTGACTCTACTTGCAATAATGAATCCCTTCTCTTCTTTTTGAAACTAAGTATAACCTCATCTTTTCCACTCACCTATTCTAAAACATGTGTGAGCACTTCTACATGCCCATAGCTTTCTCATGCTCTCACCCTCAAGTAGATGaatctttaaaataaaaattatatcacTCCTAGAATGGCTCTAAGTATCCCCCACTACCAAGGCCTCACTTTCCTTCTTTCACATGTGGTCAAATCCCATCACCTTCAAAAATAGCCAAATAAAAGCAATTAAAACTCACAAATAGCTAGCTTTAAATTTCTCAAGCTACCCCTAACTCATTTCCCTATGACATAGTATGTTAGGAAATGCATAATGAGGGTTATAATGGTATTTATGATTAACACATTTAAAGAAAGGTAAATATTGGTTTCAAATAAATGCTAATATCACATTCAAATTTGAACACATTTGAAACATTACAttggctcaacctttcacaaatcAATTACATGCCATCACATTCACATGTTACCTTATAAAAAATTTAcattataaaattaatatttaacaaAAGACCTTATCCTCTCCAAATAGTAGGTTGGAATTATGAGCTAAGCAAAAGATCGCCATGCTACCTCCTCATCCCTTTGGTCATGGGATACCTGCACACTCGATTTCAAGCATTTGTCCATCTTGAAACTTAAACAATCAAAGAAACTGAATATTAACAAATATAAATTACATAATCATATCTCTCTTACATTACTAATCATTTATTTCATGATTGAACTTTCATTAGCAATTGATATAAAtgcacaaaataaattttcatgaTTTTCCACATAAATCATATTCACTATCCACATAAGAACACATGCACCATAGATAACATTGAATCACATACTACATAAAAATCTCTAACAAATCATGTAATTAATTTCATCCACATAATCGAGACGATCATCAATAGGAATACATAAGCATCAATGTCTAACTAGATATCAAAAATTTGTGCTCCATAAAAAAATAACAACATCGTGATGAAAAGGTCTCAACAACACAACAACATTATCAAAACATCGGTAGGGAGAAGATCTATCTCTAGGAGGTGGGTATCACATGCTCTAATGGAAAAACTAATAATTCTTTTATATACACAAGGAGAAATTCGATATGGTAAAATACATGCTTGAAATTTGTATTATTATCAagtaaaattttaataataaattgaaaatattaGTAAAAAGTATTGGTGGACTAGATGTTGGATTAGTGATCTATTTCTATGAAAttatgaaaattttattcataactCAAGTTATAGGTTATTTTAAAATgctaataaataataaaagaaataaaataaaaaagactaGTGGAAAACTAACTAAAATTGGTATGTTTATGTTGTTTTATTATTATAATTGAATCTATAGAAATTTCATAAATCGTTATTTTATATCATCCTATAATTCTTTACcatatatttattataaataacaaaatatatgGAATTATTAGAAATGTTGAAGTTAGTGACAGACAAATGATGGAAATTGTGATGCACTATTGCCCTTTCAATATTAATGGCTTGTGTATAACAATGTATAATGACATTTTCATAAGTGTATAAAGATAACAAAACATTATCTAAAATACAATATTGTATCTTTCTCATATGTATTTACTTTTTAAATTAGAATCTAAAAATAAAGAATAGTATTGTAAAACTGTTAAATATATTGTTATAGGTTTGTTTTTTTTGCTCAATAAGAGGTTGAAGCCAAAATGTAttatattaaaagaaaataaacttgAGGAGTATCTGTGAGATTTTGAACAAAATAAGATCCTAAATATGCAGAAACGAGATCAAAACTCAAAAAACTAGTGTTATCTACCCAAGTCCATGGATTTCTAATCAatacaaaatctttaaaaaaaacaaaaactatcaAGTATGCAGAAAGGCAAAAGTTTCTCTTAGAAAAGAGCTTCAAAACCTACTCAAAAGCCAAGTCAACTATGAATCTAAATCATTTTGTTATCAAAGTAAAGATAGAGCTATGAAAAGATGTCAAGATCACAAGGAAATAAGCATGACCACCTCGGTCCTTAATCCTTGTAGGATGACAAGTGGGGGGAACATCTTGTCCAGAGCTCAAATCAAGGAGGATGCCCATCATCTTTGCAAAAGGATTTTTTCGTTAGCATCCTATTCTGAATGCCCTTCATCCTCACTCAAACTTAAATTCACTTCATTGTCGACATTCAAATCTTCCATATAGTTGTAGAGGAACACCCAATCTTTTGTTTCATTGACattatcaccaataatattgttTCTAATATAACCTTCTTTCATAAACCCCATTAATCGCTTCAGGAATTGGACATTTCTTTGAATGATGAGAATTCTAACTTCTCATAATCATGCATTCCAAATAGTGAGTACTATAAAATAGGGAGTAGGAATGCCAGTATCCATTCTTATAGCATAATACATTCTATATGGAATTGTTAGGTCCTTATCTATACTCAACATCACCTCCTTTAATTCACTCAAAAACTCATTTTTAAAAACCCTTATGCAAATTTCTTCTGTAGCCACCTTTCTTTCGCCAATCTTGGGAATGATTGCTAGAAAATAGGCTCGAATGTTAGGATTAACTTTGTATCTATGGTTGGCCTTGATGAATTCACTACCCAAAATTTGATataaagtatgaaggaaaagtttatGACAGTAATTTACCACTTCACAAAGCCTTTTGTGAGTTATCGGCCCAAAAAATGTCTTTCGCCTTTTTTAAGCAACCAGTGTAATAGAAGAATCCATCTAAGAGAAATAGGGGAATGAAAAAGCTAGAGAGCAGAAGCCAAAACTAGGGAATTACACTGACATTCCCAACTTTAATGACAATCATTTTGCGTGGTTAGATTGATGAGAGACTTACATGACACACCAATATTTGCATTCGATGGAGAGGATCATAAATGTAGATTTTTTTATGCCAGGATGAGTTGGAGATGTCAATTCGAGCCAAAACCAAGAtccttaaaatataaaaatataaattctcaATGAAGAGGATCATTAATGCAATTCAATTGAGCCCTATACATGAACTGGAGATGTCAAATTTGACTTATGCCAAACACAATAACAGAAATAGCGTATCAACCTCCAAATTTAGACATTGCTAAATCAGCCTTCTGCTAAATTTTCTTTGGCTATCCTTCCAAGAATCCTAATTCAACTTGTCTTCATTTAAATGGATCTTAATTTGGTGTGGGGACCCACACCTCAACTACAAGCTAGCCTACTTAATGATTTTTTCAGAGAAGAAAAGAGGGTTGCCACCTCATCGACCACTTACCACCTCACTTTGACCACTTCAACAACCACAAACTATTCCATTTCAAACAACTAAACGGTAAAGGggcatttgaaattcaaaattcaaatatatACACTCATTAATAAAAATGATAGCTATCCCATTTCAAATAGCTAAACAACATGGggcatttgaaatttaaaattcaaatgtgAACGCCCATTAACAAAATTATCAACTACGCATCCTCCCAAATTTTTGAATTCAATACTATCTGCTCCTAGATTTGCCAAACGGTCTGCTATTTCATTAACTTATTTGTAGGTATGATTGAAAAATatattgttatggttttattatgtctaagatattataaaataattatttatgaaaaaataataaaaaacaaaagtGGGAATATTAAGATAAGTAGGATTTCTGGTAATGTGGATTTTCTCTAGTCTTTGTAATTTTCAAGTGGGAATTTTGGTAATATGGATATGCTATAGACTCTCTAATGTTCAAACTTTACTTATTAATTAAAATGGGTGCTGGCCCTTCCAGCTATTTACCttatagaaaaaagaaaaaaaaaaatgaaaatggaaacTTATTCTTATATAATTCCATATTAAGAAATCTATTTTTAGTTCTATAGATGACTTACAATATATTAGACTATGTTCCATGAAAGATACACCTAACTGTACTACAAAAGAAATCTACATACCTTacccttcaagatttgaacttcTAACATCTTATTGAAGAATATGAATTCTATTCAAATAGGGGCAAATGATTTGAGCCTCCACGGATCTGTAATGGAAACATGTCAGAGTGAGAAGGATTTCCTAAGGCTAAGCTACTGATAGTGGCATGGCATTGTTAACAATTTTATAAAGACGAACAACAAAAACCTGACTTTATTTTTCCTGCTCTATTTAAATGTTCGATTAAATAACTATTTAATGTGCTCGTAATATTAAAAAGACTAACTGTACCATACTCCTCTTGGGTTTctgatttttaatgttttttaaaatcTGTTTATATTATTTTTACTTTAAACTTATATTTTTAACTTTTTGGTTATTAAAATCTATATTTTTAGAAGAATAtctgttcaatattttttatctagaaTTTTTTATCAATGAGCTTTTGAtgtgttggtgaagttgaatgacTTTTAAAGACTCCAACGGATATTAAATCTTGTTGAATGTAAAGTTccattataaaataattaaaataactttGTAGAAAAGAAAAATCATATAAATATTCTATATTTCTGAATTTAAAAACAAACACAGCAATGCACAAGTAAGGGTGATCTACGCAGAAGTCAATCAAATGAGCAAACAGACAAATCAACTGGAAGCACTGAAACGAAAAACAAACAATATTAATAGTAAAAGAGGTTTAAAACATTATCAATGTTAATagaatttcaatttatttttatttttgtcaaAGGCAGTTCAATGAATaaatgatgatgagatgagcaggAAATAAACCAATAAAACAGATAATAGAAAAGCATTATTGCCAACCGCTAAAGGATGAAGGTTGGGAAGAAATGAGGTGATTAGGGTTTAGGTTTGAGTGCAGCCTTGAGCGTCTCAACAGTTTGGACGTCTGTCTTGAATGATTTGGCCAGAACATCGTCTGTTATGCCGCTTCCAAAGAGAGCTGAAGGAAATGTGACAGTGCCAGCACTGGCGCTGCCAAACGCAGAAATAGCAACGGCCTTGTTATTAATGTCCTCATTCATTTGAAAATGGAGAAGTCCTTTGGGAAACACGAATAAATCTCCTCCATACAGGGTCTGAGTGAAGAGCTTCCCGGTGGTGTCAACGACTCCAACGAGGAGACACCCGCTCATAAGATAGAGAAGTTCAGAAGCGCGAGGGTGAGTGTGAGGAGGGTTCACCCCGCCAGCAGGGAACTGCAGCACAGCCATGGAAACGCCCAGCCCATTCAACGCTGGAAACTCTGCCATTGCCGCCTTTGTCACTTTGGCTGCGGTCTGCCCGGTTAAATTGTTCTTTCCAACCTCTCTGAAACCCGTGAATGTGAAGAAACTGCCATCCAAATGTGTTGAATTTTGGCCCGCTGGAACAACAAAATCGGAAAGGATATCAGGATCCGATGCATGCGTCACTCCCACTACAGTGAAAGCCAAGAAGATCGCCACCAAGCTGGCTCTGCTAAACTTCATCTCTCTCTTTGGATATTAGAACTTGTGAGCAATGAAAAAGAAAAACTATAAATGGCAGTGAGATGGGATCATTAGAAACCTTGCATTTATAGAAGCAACAGAGGTGCCTTGTGATTGTTTGTAGAGAATAGCGTGGAGAACAATGTTGAAGCCGGCTTGTGTTTGGGGTCTTCTCCCTGGATTTACACCACCACTTTGGTCTCCTCGTCCCGGCGACGAAGTCGAGCTAGAATGTACTACAATTCAGCAAATTCGTGGTCATCAATATTGACGTTGATGAGTCAAGGGAATGTGTTAATCATTTACCCTAATTCCCAAATTCCAAATGATCATTTTCTAAAGAGTTTAATATCTATTCTCATCTTTACTTTTTAGTTGTATCTCATTTTATAGTTCCTCAAGTTAAATTTTAAGAAGTGGGGTTGTTTATCAAAATGCCTAAAGTTAGTCTTGTAACTACACCATCTTATTGTAGggacaaatttattttttttgaaacacaTTTAAATTTTCAAGAGTAGAAATTAATGTTGAAGTTGTTCTTATATATAGATGTTAAGTTTAAAAGGATATAGTTTTAGTGTTCTTTTACACTAATCTTCTTCATGCCAGATATAATATGCTTTCGTAATTCATTGTAGATTAGAATGcttatattaataatttaatatttcttTAATCAAGGTTTCAAATTGTATCATATTATCCATCATTAAGGTGTTGAGAATTTTTTGAATTAcattgtagaattaagtctttaaAAGAGTGCCTTTAACCAATAAAAACCAAGAAACACATTTAATAGAGAGAAGTTATAAAATTTGTAACAAAAAGAAATTGCATTTGTAATAACAATTAATATAAAAGTGTCACTTGATTTGTAGATTAATTTAATCTAAATGTTTTCATTGCATTAGTAATATCTGTTCACTCAATTAAAAGATTTTATTAAAtagtaaaaattattaaaaaaaaaattatatttattttatcatattttataatattatgtAGGAGTTAATAGTAAGAAATCTTTAAGAAATAGTAAAAGTATCATGTCAAATAACTATGAAATTGGTGTAACTAATAATTGCTATGAACGAATGACGTCACAGGTGGTGGACCTCATCCCTATTTGATTATTCAACAATACCAACCCAATGGGGTTTGAAGTTTAATGGgaagaacaacaacaccacaacatAATCATCACATCATAACACTACTGGCAATTGGTTATGCTTATTTTAAAAGTGATTTGAATTATCTGTATTTCTTTGTGTTCCCTTGTATCCTCAA is part of the Cryptomeria japonica chromosome 10, Sugi_1.0, whole genome shotgun sequence genome and harbors:
- the LOC131045221 gene encoding germin-like protein 9-3; protein product: MKFSRASLVAIFLAFTVVGVTHASDPDILSDFVVPAGQNSTHLDGSFFTFTGFREVGKNNLTGQTAAKVTKAAMAEFPALNGLGVSMAVLQFPAGGVNPPHTHPRASELLYLMSGCLLVGVVDTTGKLFTQTLYGGDLFVFPKGLLHFQMNEDINNKAVAISAFGSASAGTVTFPSALFGSGITDDVLAKSFKTDVQTVETLKAALKPKP